A stretch of Apostichopus japonicus isolate 1M-3 chromosome 9, ASM3797524v1, whole genome shotgun sequence DNA encodes these proteins:
- the LOC139973672 gene encoding uncharacterized protein produces MAKMAESLSPCGSLKTFICILMSLSMLTASYYFSGKIDVTKITKFRYGRPISKPDYVRIVHEHRYHEHLQLDQAESRPSPTTQIQDDNRERSNIPLANLSFLQDNDASFAVNRPNVLSRNRSKCSSTPNVGPIRRHTPIVTGTSAKSKCLVFGDGLVRASVGIEAKLTIQVDSSMNEAFHKKYFFSVLAVGEKHIFAVAPTNVSRTDTLEIHFSYIPTLPGIFDLYVEEISRSSQKQLPGSPFKLFIDGPAVSDSDRREESDELPSCQSIPQNDPSWSEGDWVTRDLAGNERGTLRSGWVLQPKRCSFDIFTTDDLVRASTSSVPRTIVVLGRSTERGIFLSLVDLALRKTEKTSLQDSILWRCWGMEEARVGSLRFIYQDFRIEGASMNGMNDTKHVNITCHNDKKVSANNDFFGDAIGYFKETLFTERIQPDVVIMVMLNALQLKLLAETIPESWNGTFYALNGFKAHEGSLYSPDGRQASMDEAKAFPTFHKSIRTLDGFALATPWRHTTEGAPFIMKSMHWHRPCSDMNGNVRVCGDPTEMIAQILLGKALAPDGKNVWLTSLETCEPINGNLDRKMTLCHDCPHSLFPWHIKRVPNLKCTTLTGLLPNIAKQDQQAWNGSLCPIDCMRTDPVGKFETQSGSVDVRICTILKV; encoded by the exons ATGGCTAAAATGGCTGAAAGTCTATCACCGTGTGGTAGTTTAAAGACTTTTATTTGTATTCTAATGTCGCTTTCAATGTTAACAGCTTCGTATTACTTTTCTGGAAAAATTGATGTTACCAAGATTACCAAATTTCGTTATGGGCGCCCAATTAGCAAACCGGACTATGTCAGAATTGTACATGAACACAGATATCACGAACATCTTCAGCTAG atcaGGCCGAGTCACGTCCTAGTCCTACTACACAAATACAGGATGATAATAGAGAGAGATCAAATATCCCCCTTGCCAATTTATCATTCCTACAAGACAATGATGCATCATTTGCAGTGAACAGGCCCAACGTCTTGTCGAGGAACCGATCCAAGTGTTCTTCGACACCGAATGTCGGACCGATACGTAGACATACACCTATTGTTACGGGCACGAGTGCAAAAAGCAAATGTTTAGTCTTTGGAGACGGACTTGTACGAGCTTCTGTTGGAATCGAAGCCAAACTTACGATACAAGTTGATTCATCAATGAATGAAGCCTTTCATAAAAAGTATTTCTTCAGTGTTTTGGCGGTTGGAGAAAAGCATATCTTTGCTGTAGCACCCACAAATGTTAGTAGAACAGATACCTTGGAAATACATTTTAGTTATATACCAACTCTGCCAGGTATTTTTGATTTATATGTCGAGGAAATTTCTCGGTCAAGCCAGAAACAACTTCCCGGGAGCCCATTTAAATTGTTTATTGATGGACCAGCAGTTAGTGACAGTGATAGACGAGAAGAATCCGACGAGCTTCCATCTTGTCAGTCTATCCCACAAAACGACCCATCCTGGTCAGAGGGGGACTGGGTAACACGAGACCTTGCTGGGAATGAACGTGGAACGTTGAGGAGTGGTTGGGTGCTTCAACCCAAGCGATGCAGTTTTGATATATTCACGACAGATGACCTCGTAAGAGCTTCGACGTCATCAGTGCCGAGGACCATCGTCGTTCTTGGAAGATCTACCGAGAGGGGTATATTTTTATCTTTAGTAGATCTGGCGCTCAGGAAGACAGAGAAGACCAGTCTCCAAGATTCAATTCTGTGGAGATGCTGGGGTATGGAGGAAGCTCGAGTCGGTAGTTTAAGATTTATCTATCAGGATTTTAGAATTGAAGGCGCTAGTATGAACGGAATGAATGATACCAAACATGTTAATATTACATGCCACAATGACAAAAAAGTAAGCGCCAACAACGACTTCTTCGGGGACGCAATTGGctattttaaagaaactttattcACGGAAAGAATTCAACCGGATGTTGTAATTATGGTCATGTTAAATGCTCTTCAGTTAAAATTACTGGCGGAAACAATTCCAGAATCTTGGAATGGAACGTTTTACGCATTGAATGGTTTTAAAGCTCACGAGGGCTCACTTTATAGTCCAGATGGAAGACAAGCTAGTATGGACGAAGCGAAAGCGTTTCCTACTTTCCATAAAAGCATAAGGACGTTGGACGGCTTTGCGTTAGCAACACCTTGGAGACACACAACTGAAGGTGCACCCTTCATAATGAAATCGATGCACTGGCACCGACCGTGCAGCGATATGAACGGAAATGTTCGGGTATGTGGTGATCCTACTGAAATGATTGCTCAAATTCTACTCGGTAAGGCACTCGCACCTGATGGAAAGAATGTTTGGCTTACTTCGCTGGAAACGTGCGAACCTATAAATGGAAACCTTGATAGAAAGATGACCCTTTGCCACGACTGTCCACATTCTCTGTTTCCTTGGCATATCAAAAGAGTCCCAAATTTAAAGTGTACTACATTAACAGGACTACTGCCAAACATAGCCAAGCAGGATCAACAAGCATGGAATGGGTCACTTTGCCCAATAGACTGTATGCGGACAGATCCAGTGGGGAAGTTTGAAACTCAGTCAGGAAGCGTAGATGTTAGAATCTGC